From Melitaea cinxia chromosome 23, ilMelCinx1.1, whole genome shotgun sequence, the proteins below share one genomic window:
- the LOC123665194 gene encoding uncharacterized protein LOC123665194 — protein sequence MKLNLFKRSMIFATFFGSCLCIALIVASLGTTHWVDARARRVSNSLESEGRISFGLFEGHKELNFGYGWRNADFSIKAGFHPARRWAWCGTAAQLAVALAASGGACVLAALGSAARSRCSPRPLLLCNSAVVLFTLGAIAVWLTEFFLRLQHNVLSEEDLANTWSSDMTADLGLSFWLVVASTISAFINNVFILIAAADGRTEDTIAPALEEKVNGAIMLY from the exons ATGAAGCTGAACTTATTCAAACGGTCGATGATTTTCGCAACGTTCTTTGGTTCGTGTCTATGTATAGCGTTGATTGTCGCGTCTTTGGGTACAACGCATTGGGTGGATGCCAGAGCCAGGCGAGTGTCGAATTCTCTAGAATCTGAGGGTAGAATAAGCTTTGGACTTTTTGAAGGTCACAAGGAGCTAAACTTTGGCTATGGTTGGAGGAATGCTGACTTCAGta TTAAAGCAGGTTTCCACCCAGCGAGACGTTGGGCGTGGTGTGGTACAGCCGCTCAACTGGCGGTCGCACTAGCGGCCTCTGGTGGGGCTTGCGTGTTAGCGGCGTTGGGTTCCGCTGCTAGGAGTAGATGTTCACCACGCCCTTTGTTGCTGTGTAATAGCGCTGTTG TTCTCTTCACACTAGGCGCAATAGCAGTGTGGTTGACGGAATTCTTCCTCAGGCTACAGCACAACGTTTTATCTGAAGAGGATCTGGCGAACACCTGGTCCTCGGATATGACTGCAGATCTAGGATTATcgttttg GTTGGTTGTAGCATCAACAATATCAGCGTTCATCAACAATGTTTTCATATTAATAGCAGCTGCCGATGGAAGGACAGAGGACACCATCGCACCGGCCTTGGAAGAGAAGGTCAATGGGGCAATTATGTTGTATTAA